ACAATTTATCTTTCAAAGGACCTAATTGTTCAAGATTTTGACAAGAATGGAAAATGGTTAATGAATTACCGTTCTGTTTCAATGCTAACATTGCCTGGAAGGCAATGACTATCCCCGTTCCAGCAGTAAATAGTACTAAATCCTTATCTTGTGGTAGCGAATAATCTATAATTGGTCCTCTTATCTCTATTTTATGATTTAAAGGTAGATTAGATAACCATCGTGATACTTCaccatcattatatttcttgatatatAATAGTATGTCATCGGAGACAGAGGAATATGATATATCtgataataagaaatcctgttcatcatcatcagcatctGTAGTATTGGTTTCGTTTTTGTGTAATACTAGAGGTAATGGTGTATAATCTCGTACAATCATGATTTCAGGTTgtttaatttgaattgaCCATATCTTACCTCTCGTTTGATCCCaaacattatttttctgTTGAAACACAGGTGTCagttttaaaaaataatgagaGGAATCGACCGCATATCTTGATTTTATCTTATATGGTGTGAAATGAGTAGTTGATAACTGTTCACGTTCATGTTGAAGTTTCAAGTTAGTGATTTttcgataataataatatgagTATGAAGTCCCCGTTATAAAGCCTAGAGTGAAATAAAGTTTCTTCCTCGAGAGGAATTTGGATGCGGAAGATTTATTCCATAGCATATGgaatatttggatttattGAGAGCATTTCTTTCACAAGTATTTTAATTATAGTTCCGTTGTGACTTAAAATGAAAGTTCTTAATAGCGTCAGCAAATTTTAACCTTATAAATTCCTCGCCTTGTAAGATATTAGTAGACACATCACGAGACAATGGTAATGGTTGTTGAAGTTTCTACGTATATGTTGAATTGATTCATCCTCACAAACCATGAAGAGGTTACTTGAATCTTTTCCTAGTCGATGGTTTACGCTCATCGCTTTCTCAAGAGTACGTTATATAATGAGGAAACTGTATTAGTAGTAAAGGGCgtatattaatgatataaaATGTGAGAGAGATTATATTGAGATATAAACATATATTATTCCAAAGTATTTTTTCCATTCCATTTAGTTTATATAAACACtatcaacaataaaaaCACTAGCATGATGGATAATGCAATTAATAAGTAAAGACACCATTTTGTACCATGTCTTTGATATTTCCTTGCTTTATTTAATTGCTGTGAAGCCATTTGAGTATTATCAgagaaagaatatatatttgattcaatattatctaCCATTAGTCCTTGTTGTTGTACCACATTACTTAAATCTTTGAagatttcattcaattcgGTAATATCTTGTTCAATGTTTGTAATTTCTCTATTTCGTTGTTCTATTAGATTCTGTTGATATGtgaattcttcattatttatgGGTTCTCTTTCTATAACTATACGATTTTTCTGTTTCGGTAGCAATTGTTGTTCATGTATCTGTGGTTGTGTatgttcttcttgttcttgaaGCAAAGCAGTCTCATTTGCATCTGAATGCAAATTACCAtataattgtaattttgttttctcGTTAATTTGTTTGATTAACTTTGTATAATTTGATTGAATGGATTGGAATTCTTGTAAAGAGGATTTAAAATCCctcaataatttttctcttgaTATGAgttgtaatttatttaaagtaGTTACCTCTAGGGAATCAATTTTAGTTACGTCCTCATTACAAGCTTTAACTAATTCTCCAATTTTATGAATATTCAGGTTAGCTTTTTTGATAACATTTTCCACAATTTTAGTTCTaactttattatcatctaaTGATTTTTGTAAGGATTGACTAAATTGCTGTAGGGTGCTAATCTGACCgttaatttcaaaaagtTGTGCTGCGATGGAATCttttaatgattcaaaaatGGGGGAATCACTAAATTTCTTCATACGTATTGTGTCTCCGTCATTATAATCAGAATTATTCTCTAGGAAGATGATATTATcactttcatcatctgaAAATGAAGGTTCAAGATATGGAGTCGAGCTAGACATAGTGATGATATGGTAGTTGCGTATAGTTCCTTTGAAACACGATAATGGGATGTGAAAATAGAGAGAAGAATATTGTCTTTATTCACCTTCCTGTGCCAGACAGTTTTGTATGTGGTCTCATATAGgttttatttcttctgtCCATATGTGTATtctattaatatatttaatatataatatagaaCTCGCGACGACCTAAAACGTTGTGTTATGTTATGGAGACTACACTATCGGTACTTATTTAAGTCAATGGATAAAGAATAGATGAAAAATGCAAATTGATAGGTTATAGAAGACggatatattattgataagactagattatatatatatacatatatatattaggGTATTCGTATAGTTCACCTTCTTTTACGACGTTTAGTACGTGTTCCACCGGGACGGAAGTAACAATGATCTGTTAAATGTCCTCTCTTCTTACAAATGGTACAACGATAAGGTTGTTCGAATGTATTAACGCTAATTCTGGATGCCAATCCTCCTGGTTCTGATCCTGGTCCTCTCCCTCCCCCTACATGTGTTCCTGGTAATGGTGGTGGTGATGATGTCCTGCCCACTCTTGTTGCAGTTGCTGCAGTTGCTGCAGCTGTATATGTAGATGCATTTTCTATAGTGCCATTCGTTTGTCTCTTTTTCTCTATTCTCTCCAAAGCTCTTTTCTTTGCATTCTCCTTCATAGCACGTAGAACCCATTCTTTAGCATGTTCTAAACAATATGGAGGATTTGCAATAAAATGGTCGCTGTATATTTTAGGTATTCTACTAATGAAAtctttcaatgaaaaaaatggaatcctccaattcttcattttccatCAATTTGTAAACTTCATAATACTTAATGATGCTATCAGCATCATTTAGTTCCTCTAAACTGGGTGGTAGTTTCCCCGGAGTATTTAATCTTTGAACNNNNNNNNNNNNNNNNNNNNATAATCAATTCCTGGttcttcattttgttgtaaTGTGTTCTTATTGGGTAAGAATATATTcctttataataatttaataaagtaCTTGTCAATGCAGATTCCACTAATCTATAAGCTGTATGACCTTGAAATTCTAAATTTTCAGTTAACCATTGAAGTCGATCTGACCATTCTAAGAAGTCCaactcatcatcatctataccgtcatatttatatttatcttgCGTAAGCACATATCTTATTATAGTCTCCTGTGATATATACTCATCATTGTTTGTTTGAATATCTTCAGAATCGTGAGTGCCTGTATTGAACTCTCGGTGTTGATATTCAGACATTACTTCTTCCTACgtgaatatatatgttcTTCAGACTTACTTTTCGTTATATAGTTACTGTCTCCCACTGGACTCTTACCAGCTGGCATTCATCAAGACCATTATATATAAGGAACTAGACTACATAATAAAAATCCATTGAGTGAGTACTACTAATTgctattttcttttgttccGGGTCCAGTCGAAACaggaaacaacaacaattttattgaaaaatttcattggAAAAGTATTATAGAAAGAGAGAAACAGAGATGCTTAAGTTAACAAACATTGCTTGCGCATCCCCTACCGTAccatctcatctcatcttgaagaatataagaTTACACAAGACGTCAGAAGAACACAATTTGCAATCATGAGTGCAAATAACACTACACCTACATCATCGTCTGCACCTATCAAGAGAAATTATCGCAGAACACAAGGAGGTTCCAATTCTACGACAAATACCAAGCAGAACAAACATCCTAcgtatcatcatcagcattACGACTCTAGTAAAGACTCAGATGACACTAACGAAAATTTATGTTTGATTTGTGCAAATAAGTTAAAATAATGTCGCATTAACACCTTGTAACCATATAACATGTCATAAATGTTCATTAAAgcaaatttcattatttaataagaACTCATGTTTAACTTGTAGAActgaattcaattcaatcaTTTTCGGTACatggaaaaatttcaatcttGAAGCATTGAATACTCGTGATCTTAGTGAAttcattcaagaatttaaaaatattactattaatgAGAGTAATGAGACTGTAccaattttattgaaatttacTTCAAAACAAGTCAAGGATACAATTTTATCACTTTCAAAATTCACTTGTCAAATTTGTAgaccaaaaaaataataacaatcaTAAAATGGAAACGAacaagaggaagaagaaaagattcTGGATCTTAcgaaaattataataatcattTAGGTTCTGTCCATGGGAATAGTTCACTTTGTATGGTTTGTGCAAATCATAATTTCCAATTCCCAAtcgatttgaaaatttatactttcaaacaattgaaaattcataaagaaaatggtgGGAATAAAAAAGGTGGTACTGACTCAGGGGGTGGTGGTAATTGTGATGGATTTAAAGGTCATCCTATATGTAAATTTTGTTCTCATCATCCAATGttttattcaaatgatgaattaatgTTCCACTTAAGAAATAGTCATGAAAAATGTCATATTTGTGATAGAATTGATCATAATAATCCGAAATTCTTTAAGAATTATGATCAATTGTTTAAACATTTTAAGGATTCCCATTATGTTTGTACAGTACCATCATGCTTGGATATGAAATTCGTTGTCTTTAAGGATAATGTGGAATTAGAAGCTCATCTTTTAAAAGAACATTCCGATATACTACCTACTCACGCAAACcaacatcaacaaaatAGATTCTTTCAATCGGAATTATCAACTTTCATTACGACTCCTTCAAGGGTTATTAGAGAAACTCCAGATTctattgattatta
Above is a genomic segment from Naumovozyma dairenensis CBS 421 chromosome 6, complete genome containing:
- the CYC2 gene encoding oxidoreductase (similar to Saccharomyces cerevisiae CYC2 (YOR037W); ancestral locus Anc_5.632); translation: MLWNKSSASKFLSRKKLYFTLGFITGTSYSYYYYRKITNLKLQHEREQLSTTHFTPYKIKSRYAVDSSHYFLKLTPVFQQKNNVWDQTRGKIWSIQIKQPEIMIVRDYTPLPLVLHKNETNTTDADDDEQDFLLSDISYSSVSDDILLYIKKYNDGEVSRWLSNLPLNHKIEIRGPIIDYSLPQDKDLVLFTAGTGIVIAFQAMLALKQNGNSLTIFHSCQNLEQLGPLKDKLLQSYPKGKLTFFQSDMGNTIINQAKFIPKPALNSMGLICGPEGYIKTLAGFNIRKQIQYQSRGY
- the PEP12 gene encoding SNAP receptor PEP12 (similar to Saccharomyces cerevisiae PEP12 (YOR036W); ancestral locus Anc_5.630); translation: MSSSTPYLEPSFSDDESDNIIFLENNSDYNDGDTIRMKKFSDSPIFESLKDSIAAQLFEINGQISTLQQFSQSLQKSLDDNKVRTKIVENVIKKANLNIHKIGELVKACNEDVTKIDSLEVTTLNKLQLISREKLLRDFKSSLQEFQSIQSNYTKLIKQINEKTKLQLYGNLHSDANETALLQEQEEHTQPQIHEQQLLPKQKNRIVIEREPINNEEFTYQQNLIEQRNREITNIEQDITELNEIFKDLSNVVQQQGLMVDNIESNIYSFSDNTQMASQQLNKARKYQRHGTKWCLYLLIALSIMLVFLLLIVFI
- the NDAI0F00800 gene encoding uncharacterized protein; the protein is MKNWRIPFFSLKDFISRIPKIYSDHFIANPPYCLEHAKEWVLRAMKENAKKRALERIEKKRQTNGTIENASTYTAAATAATATRVGRTSSPPPLPGTHVGGGRGPGSEPGGLASRISVNTFEQPYRCTICKKRGHLTDHCYFRPGGTRTKRRKRR